The sequence below is a genomic window from Rattus rattus isolate New Zealand chromosome 3, Rrattus_CSIRO_v1, whole genome shotgun sequence.
GGGTGCCGGGACGTGGGCGCCAGGGAAAGCAGCCCTCGGAGATTTCGAAAGACCGTGGTGGCTGCGGGCGTGCTCCGAGCTGGCGGATTGCAAAACGGGCCCGTCGGGCGGGCTGCGCCTCGAGGCTGCTCAGGGCAGATCCAGGCTGGGCCcgactgcattttttttttttttttttgctttcatttttcacaAATTTCTTTTTGCCTGATCTGTTCCTGCagattcatattcattctccctcccccctcctctccttcgctccctccttccctcccttccacgTCCCCCCCCCTCTTACTTTCTTAACCCCTGTCACAAAAAATTCTCTTACCGCCTACATGAAACCAACATGTAAAAACATCCGTCGCATCCTGTTTTTGTCAGGTTCTTTAATCTGTTCTTCCAGTCGCTGCAGGTTATGAAATGGGACGAATAAAAGTAAACAGTCTAGTAAAAGTCAATGCAAGCTGCACGTGTTGTGTCTGGGTCACTGGTAACTGACATTGATATGGCTAGGCGCAGCGGCTGCTGCTCTAGCCCACCTCCCACCTCGGTGACCGGTCTTTCCCCACTCACTCCTTTggagattcattctctctctctctctctctctctctctctctctctctctctctctctctctctctctctctctctctgtgtgtgtgtgtcttctccctttctccttcccccctctccctcccctcccccccaatcgcttgctccccagccccaccaggCCTCCTTGCCCGGCTCTAAGCAGCCTTCCCTCCCACTACCCCTGGCTCACTCATTCACCTCCTGATCCCCGTCTCTTCACAGCTGGGAATTGCTGGCTCCGCCAAGCCAAGAACGGCCGCTGCCAGGTCCTGTATAAGACAGAACTGAGCAAGGAGGAGTGTTGCAGCACCGGCCGGCTGAGCACCTCGTGGACCGAGGAGGATGTGAACGACAATACTCTCTTCAAGTGGATGATTTTCAACGGGGGCGCCCCCAACTGCATCCCTTGTAAAGGTGGGCCTCCTCTCCTCTAGGCGGCAGGCCCTCAGTAGAGGGCGTCTTGCCCTCAGCGTTCCTACTGTCTGGCTGAGGTTTAGGACTGGCAGAgttttgtttctccatttttttggttttgttttgtggtttttgctttttttgttttgggagggttttgttttgttttgttttgttttacttttaccCCGGGTGGAGTTAGTTAGGTGGAATCTGTCTCGGCTTGCGCCGAAGGCAAAacaaggtcagaagaggtcagtCCCAGGCTTCTTAGCTGAGAATGGTAATGAAAAATGGTAATGACCAACCAGTGTGGTCTTTGAGAGAATTTAGATACAGGACTTGGCCTGAggtccccaacccccatatcCCTTCCAGGGGACTGTCTGGGGCCCTCCATCTCGGTTGCATGATTGCGCAAGACACTTGAGACCACtagtccaccccaccccacccctggctgACCCTCCAACTGCCTTCTTTGCAACTCCTAGAAACGTGTGAGAATGTGGACTGTGGACCCGGGAAAAAGTGCCGAATGAACAAGAAGAACAAACCCCGCTGCGTCTGTGCCCCAGACTGTTCCAACATCACCTGGAAGGGTCCAGTGTGTGGGCTCGATGGGAAAACCTACCGCAACGAATGTGCTCTCCTCAAGGCCAGATGTAAAGAGCAGCCGGAACTGGAAGTCCAGTACCAGGGCAAATGTAAAAGTAGGTCCTACCATTGAACATCTCCACACATTCATAGACCCTTGAAGACCCAATGGGGCATAGATAGTACCTAAAGTGGTACCAAATAAAGGGGCTCTTATCTAACTCCTAAAGGGTAATGGAGGCAGCCTGGAGTCACAGATCCTCTGGGAAACAGCCAGGCTCCCCAGATGACGGCTAGGATCTGTATATTTTGCTTTTAATGATTTCCTTCATAATATCAGCTGCTTACTCCCCAAGGACCAGAAGGTGCCtattaaaaaaatctctctctctctctctctctctctctctctctctctctctctctctctctctctctctctctccctctcctccctcccccctccctccccagagaCTTGCAGGGATGTTTTCTGTCCAGGCAGCTCCACTTGTGTGGTGGATCAGACCAATAATGCCTACTGTGTGACCTGTAATCGGATTTGCCCGGAACCCTCATCTTCAGAGCAGTCCCTTTGCGGGAACGATGGTGTGACTTACTCCAGTGCCTGCCACCTGAGAAAGGCCACCTGCTTGCTGGGCAGATCCATTGGATTAGCCTATGAGGGAAAGTGTATCAGTAGGTATTCTGGattgaggagagaaaaagaaatgggagaattaaaagaaatgttttaatagTGTGGGGGCTAACCaatgaataaatccattaaaCATTCCTCCTGAAAAGCCACTGTCTTTTAGAAGTTGCATTGACACGCCagcaagaagcagaaaacaattttctatctTAGAAAACTTAGAACTCACAcaattttacacattttttttaaagtgccagACTTGCTGGAGGCGAAAAATAATTACTTAACAGTTCTTAAAACCTGTTACCGGATTCCAGTAATTGatggaatttgatttttttttcttaaaaccccACTTGTAGAAAATAATCAGATGCATAGTTAACTCGAGGAGCTTGTGAGATTCTGACCCAAAGATTCTCATTTTCTTTAGTGCAGTTCTATAAGGTGCAgaaagcacagtgtgtgtgtgtgggagggggtgtggatgtgtgtgtgtgtgtgtatgtgtgtgtatggatgtgtgtgtgtatgtgtgtgtgcgtggatgtgtgtgtatgtgtgtgtgtgtgtggatgtgtgtgtgtgtggatgtgtgtgtgtgtagatgtggatatgtgtgtgttagatgtgtgtgtgtttttgtgtgtgtgcagtagatgtgtgtgtgtgaggtagatgtatgtgtgtgtgtgtagtagatgtgtgtgtttgtgtgcagcagatgtgtgtgtgtgcagtagatGTGTGTGCAGTAGATGGGTGTgtagtagatgtgtgtgtgtagatgtgtgtgtgtaggtgtggatgtgtgtgtgtggaaggtgtgtgtggtgtgtgtgtgtgatgtgtacagtgtgtggtgtgtatgtgtgtgtgtgtggtgtgtgtgtgtgtgttgtgtgtgtgagggtgtgtgtgtgtgggtgtgtggatgtgtggatgtgtggattgtgtgtgtgtgtggatgtgtgtgtgtgtgtatgtgtgtgtagatgtgtgtgtgcgtgtatgtgtgtgaatgtgtggatgtgtggatgtgtgggtgggtgtgtatgtgtagatgtgtgtgtgtgtggatgtgtgtgtgtgtgaggatgtgtgtgtgtgtgtgtgtgtgtatgtgtgtgtgtgtgtgtgtgtgtgtgtgtgtgtgtgtgtgtgtgtgtgtgtgtgtgtgtgtgtgtgtgtgtgtgtgtgtgtgtgtggatgtgtgtgtgtgtatgtgtggatgtgtgtgggtgtgggtgtgtgtagatgtgggtgtgtggatgtgggGGGAGAGACTGTCACTGTCATTAACCCATCAGTgataacatatatgtgtgtgagtagggaatagaagagaggaaaatgaggCAGCGGCTTGCTCATCACAAGTGTGTTGTATCCTAGAAGCAAAGTCTTGTGAAGACATCCAGTGCGGTGGTGGAAAAAAATGCC
It includes:
- the Fst gene encoding follistatin isoform X2, with the translated sequence MVCARHQPGGLCLLLLLLCQFMEDRSAQAGNCWLRQAKNGRCQVLYKTELSKEECCSTGRLSTSWTEEDVNDNTLFKWMIFNGGAPNCIPCKETCENVDCGPGKKCRMNKKNKPRCVCAPDCSNITWKGPVCGLDGKTYRNECALLKARCKEQPELEVQYQGKCKKTCRDVFCPGSSTCVVDQTNNAYCVTCNRICPEPSSSEQSLCGNDGVTYSSACHLRKATCLLGRSIGLAYEGKCITKSCEDIQCGGGKKCLWDFKVGRGRCSLCDELCPDSKSDEPVCASDNATYASECAMKEAACSSGVLLEVKHSGSCNSISEETEEEEEEEDQDYSFPISSILEW
- the Fst gene encoding follistatin isoform X1, whose translation is MVCARHQPGGLCLLLLLLCQFMEDRSAQAGNCWLRQAKNGRCQVLYKTELSKEECCSTGRLSTSWTEEDVNDNTLFKWMIFNGGAPNCIPCKETCENVDCGPGKKCRMNKKNKPRCVCAPDCSNITWKGPVCGLDGKTYRNECALLKARCKEQPELEVQYQGKCKKTCRDVFCPGSSTCVVDQTNNAYCVTCNRICPEPSSSEQSLCGNDGVTYSSACHLRKATCLLGRSIGLAYEGKCIKAKSCEDIQCGGGKKCLWDFKVGRGRCSLCDELCPDSKSDEPVCASDNATYASECAMKEAACSSGVLLEVKHSGSCNSISEETEEEEEEEDQDYSFPISSILEW